The Oncorhynchus keta strain PuntledgeMale-10-30-2019 chromosome 28, Oket_V2, whole genome shotgun sequence DNA segment tatatccacataattttccgtcctcatgctgccatctattttgtgaagtgcaccagtccctcctacagcaaagcacccccacaacatgttgctgccacccccatgcttcatggttgggagggtgttcttcggcttgcatgcCTCcacctttatcctccaaacataacgatggtcattatggccaaacatttctatttttgtttcatcagaccaggggacatttctccaaaaagtatgatctttgtccccatgtacagttgcaaaccgtagtctggcttttttatggttttggagcagtggcttcttccttgctgagcggcatttcaggttatgtcaatataggacttgttttactgtggtttcctccagcatcttcacagggtcctttgctgttgttctgggactgatttgcacttttcacatcaaagtacgttaatctctaggagacagaacgcatctccttcctgagcggtatgatggctgcgtggtcccatggtgtttatacttgcatactattgtttgtacagatgaacgtggtaccttcaggcatttggaaattgctcccaaggatgaaccagacatgtggaggtatacaatttttttctgaagtctaggctgatttctttttattttccaatgatgtcaagctaagacgcactgagtttgaaggtaggccttgaaatacatccatccatacatccaattgactcaaattatgtcaattatcctatcagaagcttctaaagccacgacatcattttctggaattttccaagctgtttaaaggcacagtcaacttagtgtatgtaaactacccatggaattgtgatacagtgaattataagtgaaataatctatgtgtaaacaattgttggaaaaattgtgtCGTGCAGaacgtagatgtcctaaccgacttgccaaaacaatagtttgttaacaagaaatttgtggagtggttgaaaaactagttttaatgactccaacctaagtgtatgtaaacttctgacttcaactgtacagggGAAAAAATATGGGGCCCAGAATTTACCCCTGAGGGACACGATAGTGAATAGGTGCTGGGGACGATACTGAACCACCCACGCTCACTGAAAAACATCTGCCACATATACATGACCTGAACCAGTCGAGAGAAACGCTGGAGATTCCCAATCACCTCTCCAGCTGGTCAACAAGGATGTTATGATCAATTGTGACAAATGCGGCAACTAAAATAGAGAATGAATCGGTAGCCAACAGAAGGTCATTAATGACTTTCAAGAAAGCAGTTTCCGTGCTGTGAAGTGTGGGTAAGCCCGACTGGAATTTTTCAAATACGTTTTTCATTCTCAAATTAGCTACCAATTGCTTGAAAACAACAGTTAATTGCATCCTTGCAGTTGATTGTTCTGCCATAAGATACCTGAGTGTGTTACATTCCTCAGAAGTATATGGCAGATCCAGACATGCAGTACAGACTGAGTCAACACCATCGTGAGATGGCCAAGGCAGTCAGAGACCTTAAACACAACTAACACAGGATGACTAGCCGCTCAGGCATAAAATATCATATATACTCTTACAATCAAAATGGCTCCCAACACGGTGGACCTTTTCATTCTAAAGACACACCTACAGTTTGACTTACTAACTAGGGCCTTGAGCTCGCCTACAGCACCAGGACCGGTCTGGTAGGGCTTTCTCACTGACAACAGACAATTGACTTGTGAACCCTCTCAATCACGTGTGAATGTCAAAAACAAGACGACATGGTGAGGCAGCAGCAATGATTCCACCGGTGGAATTAGGGTGACCACATCTAAAATGCCCAAATGCAGGACAAGGGAAATATGCTGTGGGACATTCGCGGAACAGGGGACAGAATGCATTTTTGGGGCAGGTTAATGGATCACGTTCAAATGGTGTCATAGTTCTGCTGTATGAAGGTCACTGCCTGTTAAAAGGGCAACCCTTAGTTGCTACAtcaatttttggacttataaatgaatgatatgtacccattgattcgtgtaaatgcctcatgagcatATTTCAGCTGTCGTACCCCATcaaaaaccaaaatataacttgttTGAttgactccaatgtttgtaaacaaactaCATGTAAACAACCTAAAAACATGATTAAAACTATtgacatcatggatggtcagCCCTTGCACTCATAGCGTAGTGGATGGATTcgagagtggttgcatttctcaagccccatccctcagctttttactgaaactGTGGCGGGGAGGACACTTTGTTaatgtttcaattaaggattgcTGCTTTAAACACCTTTAATAGAGTCATAGTGTTATTATATGGTGCAATCCTCTCGTGAGTGAGTTACTTTTGTGCTGTTAATATCAAGCAAAGTTGAGAAAAAAATTCTTAGTATTTGCAAACAAAAATGATGATATTGAAGGCAAAACATAAACACAAAGGTATTGATAGCGAAACTAAATATTGCAAGGAGTTTCTTTCAAAATGTGAGAACAAATGAACGTATATGGATGCCCCAAAAATAGTTTCCAGTGATTTTTTTTGTCTGATAACGCAATTAAATAAAACgtctttggttatgttaccctggcctttgctTTTTCTGCCTTTTCTTTCTAGTTGCAAGTTTTGGCACATTCCAACAACATAGTATCCTGTATCCCACTGCTggtttgcctctgaagctaaacagggtaggtcctggttggtccctagATGGGACACTAGATGTAGGTGAAATGTACATATGAAACTTCACACACGTCCGACAACCACGTGTCTGATTCGTGaagaccccccccccaaaaaaaaaaaaaatgtataaggGCTCTCTCTTAACAGTCAAAGGGAGTTAACTTCAGGCATTTGAAGACCCTCTGCAGTATTGCATAATTATGTTTTTCCTCTTTGTTATCTACATCTATTTCAGAATGCACATCTCCTCGCAATTGGTTGCTCTGTAAGCCAATCAAATGCATCAGGTCACTCTCCTGAAATCTGGAGGTCACCCCCCaccacaccacaggaggttggtggcactttaATTGGGCAGAACAGGCTCATGggaatggtttccatgtgtttgatgccattccattcacaccattccagccattattatgagccattctcctctccactcactAGTGGGGTCGAGGCTCTATTGTGATGATGCAGAGTGTaatggacagacacagacaatgAGGTCTCACACCTTGTTCTCGGTAAAGACAGTTTTAGCTTCATGAACTTAGTGCAACTCAGCTTACCCTATCATACAAATCTAAGGCTGTTTTGCCCCCCATTTTGTTTTTACATAGTCTACAATGTATAGCTCCAAATATGTTTCCAACGATCATGTCAGTCTATTTGACCTTCAGGCATTCTGAATTTCAGAGTGGTTACCTAAGCCCCATCCCTAAGCGTACTAGCTTAGCAAACAAAGTGGAAGGGTCAGGCTGCTGAAATTAACACTTTCAAGTATGTAATTCACTGACATTTAGCAATGAGTTCCAGTCAAAGATTTCCTCTTTCATCTGTAGCTCTAGCCTAGATAatacaaaaatgtgcttttggaTGATATGCACATTCCCGTCACAAGAGGGCGACATGATAATTTGGTCGCTTCATGGGTTGTAgttttcttgacattttccaagTCCCATGTATTTCTATTTTGTAGTACCCGCCAGGCCGGCATGTCACGTCTCGGCACATTCACATTTGAACAAAAAAGACAGACGACAAAGGGGGAGGGCTCATAGCGATAAAGCAGGCCATCAAACAAAAGACTTGTAGGCCAGACATCCACAGCAAACGAATCCCAGGTAAACATTGaaacatatactgaacaaaaatataaacgcaacatgcaacaatttcaaatatttactgttcataaattcattaggtcctaatctatggatttcacatgactgggaatacagatatgcatctgttggtcacagatacctttaaaaaaaagttagcggtgtggatcagaaaaccagtcagtatctggtgtgaccaccatttgcctcatgcatgCAGTGCATgctacacatctccttcgcatagagttgataaggctgttgattgtgggctgtgaaatgttgtcccagtcctcttcaatgtctgtgccaagttgctggatattggcgggaactggaacacgctgtcgtacacctcgatccagagcatcccaaacttgctcaatgggtggtgatgtctggtgagtatgcagtccGTGGAAGAACTGGGACGTTTTCAGTTTCCagtaattgtgtacagatccttgcgaaatggggccatgcattatgctgaaacatgaggtgattgcagcggatgaatggcacgacaatgggcctcaggatctcgtcacgatacctctgtgcattcaaattgccatcaataaaatgcaattgtgttcgttgtccgtagtttacgcctacccataccataaccccaccaccaccacggggcactctgttcacaacgttgacaccagcaaaccgctcgcccacacgatgccatacacatggtctgtggttgtgattttggaggcggcttatggtagagaaataaacatgacattttctggaaacagctctggtggacattcttgcagtcagcatgatTTTGCATGCTCacacaaaacttgagacatctgtggcattgtattgtgtgacaaaacggcacattttagattGGCCTATTATTGTCCCCggtacaaggtgcacctatgtaatgatcatgctgtttaaccagcttcttgatatgccacgcctgtcaggtggatgtattattttggagaaatgttcacctacagggatgtaaacaagttTGTGCCatgtctgggatattttatttcagctcatgaaacatggaaccaacactttacatgttgcgtttatattttcgcTCAAGCTGTAACGTATACATAAGGGAGAGTTATGGCTTTTTGCATTATCCAACTGTAGTTAATTATAAATGTAGGCAGTACTCACGTGGTTTCATCGAGCCGGAGACTGCAGATTCTTTTGTTCAAAAAAATCCATCAAAAAAAACGAGGAAGACGGACAGACACTAGAGAATCAGGAAATCCTTCTGCAGACGTTAATTAGTCACCGAATTAGAAGTCAAATAATCGGAACTCAAGAGGTTTAGCAACTTTTAGTTGGAGAAAGCGAAAGTTTTTCATCGgtgtattagctagctaacgttagttaacgTTACCCAAGGTTTGTGTCTTTGTTGAGATATCGATAGCTCACACTAGCTGGCCTTAGTTAGTgacgttagctggctagctaaattAGCTAACTAATTCATTTTTTTATCCAGTGAACCCGTGCACTGTGTAGCTATTTTCGTATTTTACCGTAGTTTAATAGTTGTCTGTTGTTCAGTAGGTAGTAGCCTCGGATTATGTTAGCACAAAGACAAAGAAATGCGGACAACTGAGTGCTACAATTCATTACTAGCGCGAGTTGCTATGTTAATCGTGCCTAAGATAGGTGGCTTTCTAACTTGTGTGTACTTGGACTTGAATTTAACGTGTAAATGACAAGCCATTTTACGCATAGGTTTCCTTTGACTGTTGACATGTCTTTCCTCTCAAAGAGCATTGCGTTGTCAGCAATTCAGCAATAATAGTTTGGTTTCGGTTGTATTGATATCTAAATGCATGTCTGTGTTTTCACCCCCACTTTAATACAGATATTTTGACAAACATGCCACGCAAGAAGGTAACAGAAGTCTCAGGGAATGGTGGGATCAAGAGGAAGAGGGCAGGAGGCAAAAAGAAGGAACGGGAGTTCAGCAGTGATGATGAGTTTGACGATTATGAAGAGCAGGAGAACACAAAGAAACCTGGCAAGCCTGCTACAAAGTCAGGCCTTCAACCAGTCACTGTCGCGGACGATATCAAGGAAAAAATAGTAAGTCCTCCTGACCTGCATGAGGTTGTCGAACATTGTTCAGATAATCAAGGGAGGGGGTTTGTGATGTGACTATATAGAATTGTGGTTAATGTGAATGGAGAATGTAACAACATGTTATTAGTCACTTGTAAATCAAGGGTGCTTATGCAGTGCTAGGACAAAACATCAGGAGAAACGTTAAGCTAAAGCTGATCCCTGTATTGTCATTTCTATAGAAACTTGACTTACCTAAAGTCAAAGGTCAACTGCTCATTTTCGGCGCCACCAACTGGGATCTCATCGGAAGGAAAGAGGTGCCAAAAGCACAAGGTATAACCCTGCCCAGTCCTGTACATTGTTGTATGCAATACTCTACTTGGTTGTTCCTCAATAGCACTCGTGCTACCAACTTTGAAAGTATTTTTTTCCTGTCTTTCTACTGACAATCTTGAAACAATCCTCATAATTGACTGCAGTATTGAACTGTTCCTGTTtcttatcaaatcaaactttaaagtGCATTTACAATCGCAGCAGACTTTACGTTAAAATTGTGATGTGTGGGGTCTCGCAGCGGCCTTCAGGAACCTAGGCCAGAACTTGTGGGGTCCTCACCGCTACGGCAGCATGAGTGACGTGCAGGTCAGCAGTGTGGTGTCTGGGCCCTGTGCTGCCCACAGCCTCCTAATCACCACTGAGGGCAAGCTCTGGAGCTGGGGTAGGAATGCTATACTGTAATAGCTCATAGTTTGTACTTGTATGTATATGTTTCATAGATGTAATCATTCTAGCTTGTTTTGAGTCCAGGAGAAAGGATCAATATTGACTTCTTTCTCCCTTTGTCAGGTCGAAATGAAAAAGGTCAGCTGGGTCACGGGGACACCAAGCGCCTGGAGGCCCCAAAGCTGATTGAGGCCCTCGCAGACGAAGTGGTGGTGGCTGCAGCCTGTGGACGCAACCACACCCTGGCATTGACAGAGGGTGGCACCGCCTACTCTTTTGGAGAGAACAAACTGGGCCAGCTGGGTCAGGGCAACCAAACAGATGCAGTCCTCAGTCCGGCCCTGGTAAGCAACATCAACCTCATTATTCATCAGCCTAATTATTGTGGCTGATTTATTATAGGTTTAATATGGCCACATGCTGAGCCTGTGCTTATGAAagcttctcctttcccctctcagATCCAGTACAATGGGCAGCCCTTGGTCAAGGTGGCGTGTGGGGCAGAGTTCAGCATGGTGGTGGACTGCAAAGGAAACCTCTACTCGTTCGGGTGCCCAGAGTATGGCCAGCTAGGTATGTATGCAACTAACGAGCAGGACTGGACAGATTTAAAATGTTAAAATGTTTTTCTAATGACACATTTTAAAGATTCACAATGACCCCTTCAAAAATCATTCTAGATCAAACACTGGCATTGCACTTATTTTTGTTTTGGGTCACAGGACACAACTCTGACGGCAAGTTCATTGCCCGCGCCCAGCGCATCGAGTTTGACTGTGAGACCATTGCACGCCGCGTGGCCATTTTCATCGAGAAGAGTAAGGACGGCCAGGTGACGCCTGTACCTAACGTGGTGGTCCGAGACGTCGCCTGCGGAGGCAATCACACGGTGAGGAGGGAAGACCAGGACGCGTATTCAGCTTGGAGAACGATCAGTTTGGCCTTTTTTAGATCGTAATGAATAAAATGACATGTACATGGTggacctgattctagatcagcactcctactctgagacactttataAATACAGGCTCTGATCCCTATTGTCACAAATACCCCTTGAGCCAGAAATGTGCATTTTAGAAATAGAAATCAAGCAATGATATAGAGCTTTATGTCTCGCAATAGTGTTTGTGTATATTAGTGATGTTAGcgcgaggtgtgtgtgtttccagctGATATTGGACTCCCAGAAGCGGGTGTTTTCCTGGGGCTTTGGTGGTTATGGACGTCTGGGTCACACGGAGCAGAAGGACGAGATGGTGCCCAGACTGGTGAAGCTTTTCGACTTCCCCGGGCGCGGGGCATCCCAAATCTACACTGGCTATCAGTGCTCCTTCGCTATAAATGAGATGGGTATGGGACACAATGCTTAACCCCTTGAATGTCGCACTGATGAGTAAATCTTTTTAGAATTATTTGATTGGACTATTATCAATTTATACCACTTTAAACCAAGAATACTACCGTTACTTCCCCACGTCTGTTGCTCTACCTGATATACACTCTGTACAAAACATGtgtctttccatgacagactaaccaggtgaaagctgctatctcttattgatgtcacctgttaaatccactttaaccagtgtagatgatggggaggtctggttaaagaaggatttttaagccttgagaaaatAGAGATgcggattgtgtttgtgtgccattcagagggtgaatgggcaagaaaaaAAGTGCAGTTGGAACGGTATGGTACGGggctggtagtaggtgccaggcgcaccggtttgagtgtgtcaagaactacaatgctgctgggtttttcacgctcaactgtTTCTcttgtgtgtcaagaatggtccactacccaaaggacatctagccaacttgacacaactgtgggaagcattggagtcaacatgggccagcagccctgtggaacgctttcaatacCTTTTAGAGTTCATGCCCCaacgaactgaggctgttctgagggcaaaaggtggtgcaggtcaatattaggaaggtgttcttaatgttttgtacactgagtgtatattGTAGTGATTTTCAAGGGGTGTGCCAACTGATTTTGAACCTTACATCCGTCAGTCTAAACAATATAGCCATAACGCCAAAGAGTTGGACAAATTTTACAGGTGTTTTTTGATTAGGAAGCTGCAATATTAACATTTTGTGTGCAGGAGGGCTATTTTTCTGGGGGGTCACCAATACCTCGCGGGAGTCTACCATGTACCCCAAGGCCGTGCAGGACCTGTGTGGCTGGAAGGTCCGCAGTCTGGCGTGCGGGAAAAGCAGTATAGTTATCGCTGCAGACGACAGCACCATCAGCTGGGGACCCTCCCCCACCTTTGGAGAACTGGTACGTTTTAATTGGTGTATTTATAAAGCAGACTTCTCGCACCCAAAGTGCTGTAGCATTATAGAAATGTACTTGTGTGCTCAAGGGACTGCTGAATTGGCACACCTGTTCCGGCTTCACCTCTTATGCCATGGGTTTTGTTACAGGGATACGGAGACAACAAGGCCAAGTCCTCCACTACTGCTCAGGAGGTGAAGACCCTGGATGGAGTTTACACTGAACAGGTGTGGAGCAGCAACAGAGAATGAAAACCGTGATGAATTTGAATTCCCACTTATGTATTCTGAAGATGGGAACTGCATTTAGTAGGTGCATGTTCACTCTGAAACTTTTTGTTGTTTGTGGTTGCAGGTGGTGATGGGATACGCACACTGCCTGGTCATCGCCAGACAGGATACTCCACAGGAACAAGACAAGCTCAAGAAGCTGCCAGAGTACAACCCACGCACGCTCTGATAGGGCACCATCCAGCtgcctctttttttttttctctctttttttttttttaactccaGAGACAACCGATTCTCTCCAGAATGCACCCGCCCTTTAGGTCACCTTTATAAGTCATGATGGATGGCTGGGGAGGGTGGGCTCCCATGAATATGTATGCATACACTTTGAAAAACAAGTCGGGTCTAGGCCATAGATTGAGGTTAAATGAACAAAAATGTGCCACAACTAAGACTGAAAGAAATCTACTCTGGGCAGAATACATCCTGCTCACAACGCCTGTCAGATTTCTACAGCTGGATAGAGGAACTCTACCACTCAACTCTCCCAAGCACATTATTCCTCTCTGGGTTCTACTCCTACCCCAAAACCCATGCAACTCCACTGAAGCGTTCACTATATTTTCATGAAGTCTTTTTTGCTGTTGTTATTATCCTTCTGTTGAACTGATCAATGTCCTCTCCCTCACCATAACAGGTGCTACATCAGTCCTTCATTGGGCAGATTCATTTCCAAGTGAGGGATCACTTCAAGACCAACACTTCATGCCTTTTGAAATTGTCGTTTGGGGTTATGGAGTAAATGTGTTTGTTCCCAAAGACCAATTGCGGAATTTAGTTTAATTTGTTCATGAAGTCCGTGGCAGTATTACTCTTTGTCAGGTCGATCTGTATGCATTGTCAAAACACAATGGGCATCTGAGACATTTGTGCCACCAAGTTGATGCTCTCCAGCCATTGACTTGTGTTTCATTCCTTGGTTTCTCATCACTTGTATGATTAAATGTTGGCGTTGGGGATGCGCAACTGTCCCTCAAAGGCCAGTGTCTGCTTGTTGTCATTcctggtgttttttttttcttttttctcagTGACTCCTTTTTAGCCTGGGAAACCAGCTGTGGACACTGCAGTCTTGGGAATGAAAACCAGCATGAATGTGATTTTGGGAGGACTCAAGTTGTGTGCCTCTGTTTTAGTGTGAAACTACACTTTCTGCACTGCTGTTAAAATTATTTTTCATAAACTTCTGTGTTGAGCATCCTAAATAATCCCATAGATTGTTATATTTGAAGGGGGGGAGGGTGGCATGATGTATGACGCTAACCTGGTATTCCAAATGATGTATTGGCTACGAAAACCACAACTTACTGCTGTGCCATGGAGTTTTGATAAACAGTGGAGGGGAAAAATCTGAATCAAATGCTACTATTTATGCTGCCCTAATTTGAATTGTATACACAAAATGAAGCTGAGTAATAGTCTGTTTTTCTGGCACAATTTGGTGATAGCGCAGATGCCTTCAGAAAGCCTTGGTTTCCCCATTTACTAGTGGAAACACCACTGGTAGGAAAATGCAGATTTAATTTGTCTGTAGATCTCTCAATTACAGTAATCTAGGCGTGAGCAAAAAAAAAAGcattgtacagtgcattcggaaagtattcagacccctttttccacattttggtaaaTTTGTATTAAAATGAATTCAAATTACCCACCCCCCTGCAATCTACACGcacataatgacaaggcaaaTGCAGGTTGACATTATTGCACAattattattaaaaaaaataataaatcacaagtattcagatcctttaccgagtactttgttgaagcacctttggcagcaattacagcctcgagtcttcttgggaatgacgcCACAAGCTTGccacgcctgtatttggggagtttctcccattcttctctgcagatcctcatgctctttcaggttggatggggagcgtcgctgcacagctattttcaggtatccagatatgttcgatcgggttcaagtatgggctctggctgggccactcaaggacattcagagacttgtcccaaagccacctctgcgttgtcttggctgtgtgcttagggtcgttctTCTGTTGGAAGGAAACTTtcaccccagtcggaggtcctgagcgctttagagcaggttttcatcaaggatctctactttgctacgttcatctttcccttgatctgACTAgtctgccaccaccattcttcactgtagggatggtgcgaGGTTTCCTCtaaacgtgacgcttggcattcaggccaaagagttcaatcttggttccatcagaccagagaatcttgttttcatggtctgagagtcctttaggtgccttttggcaaactcccgagtgggctgtcatgtgccttttactgaggagtggcttcagtctggccgctctaccataaaggcctaattggtagagtgcttcagagatggttgtccttctggaaggttctcccatctccagagagcaactctggagctctgtcagagtggccttcgggttcttggtcacctacctgaccaaggcccttttcccgattgctcagtttggccgggccatcagctctaggaagagtcttggtggttccaaacttcttccatttaagaatggagacCACAGAGTTCTTgggggccttcaatgctgcagactttttttggtacctttctccagatctgtgcctcgacacaatcctgtctcagagctctacggacaattcctttgacctcatggcttggtttttgctctgaagtGCATGGTCGACCTTaaacatgtgtgtgcctttccaaatcatgttcaatcaattgaatttaccacagatggaccaAGTTGTTGAATCATCTCAacgacgatcaatggaaacaggatgcacctgagttcaattgagtctcattgcaaatagtgaatatttatgtaaatatcaGGTATttctataaaatatatatacatttgctaAACTTTCTGAACCTGTTTTTCCTTTGGAAGCTTAGAGATAGGTCTATAATTATTCTGTGAGGCGGGATCTGGATTGGGATTTTCAATGAGGTTGGACCAGAGCAGTTTTAAAGTAGGCTGGAACAGAGCCAGAGGTCAGACAGAATGTTGGGGCCAACAGTATGCATAAACCTCTTTTAGTAGTCTAGTAGGGACCATGTCACAGGGTTAGGAAGAAGTTGCCACATTACATACACTAGGCGACAGTTCCTTGCATTCTCGCCATTGACTCTTCTGCCATATGCTACCTGAGTGTGTTACATTCTTCAGGGGTGTGTGGCAGATCCAGATATGCAGTACAGACTGATTCCACAGGCAGGCAGGG contains these protein-coding regions:
- the LOC118361284 gene encoding protein RCC2 homolog, with translation MPRKKVTEVSGNGGIKRKRAGGKKKEREFSSDDEFDDYEEQENTKKPGKPATKSGLQPVTVADDIKEKIKLDLPKVKGQLLIFGATNWDLIGRKEVPKAQAAFRNLGQNLWGPHRYGSMSDVQVSSVVSGPCAAHSLLITTEGKLWSWGRNEKGQLGHGDTKRLEAPKLIEALADEVVVAAACGRNHTLALTEGGTAYSFGENKLGQLGQGNQTDAVLSPALIQYNGQPLVKVACGAEFSMVVDCKGNLYSFGCPEYGQLGHNSDGKFIARAQRIEFDCETIARRVAIFIEKSKDGQVTPVPNVVVRDVACGGNHTLILDSQKRVFSWGFGGYGRLGHTEQKDEMVPRLVKLFDFPGRGASQIYTGYQCSFAINEMGGLFFWGVTNTSRESTMYPKAVQDLCGWKVRSLACGKSSIVIAADDSTISWGPSPTFGELGYGDNKAKSSTTAQEVKTLDGVYTEQVVMGYAHCLVIARQDTPQEQDKLKKLPEYNPRTL